From the genome of Panulirus ornatus isolate Po-2019 chromosome 19, ASM3632096v1, whole genome shotgun sequence, one region includes:
- the LOC139755433 gene encoding uncharacterized protein yields the protein MPGESHSDVPSAVPLQIALQASALSCTNGAPPTSEQPKNVICAECKKAATIVCGGCWQVGFCARDHQLTGWVRHRPKCRPWRIQANPELGRFMVATRDVAAGELLLSDPPLLMGPKMLTEPVCLGCYRPVTGDYRCGDCGFPLCGSECEGTDDHQAECKAVKESGVPVKVSIFGEINSMYECITPVRILNLRDEAPSVWNKIMTLESNAEKREGTEVAAITQQTVVDIIHDRLRLEQFDTATIEKVLGIIDTNAFEIRLPDSSILGVYGMAALLEHNCIPNTHRTFDADLNLVVRAAVPIKRGDHLTSCYTDPLTTTATRQEHLRASKYFICGCKRCQDPTELKTYVSALKCADCVKKQAEEGSQKKAASQGKQASSRGLRGAKRGGVLNRVNQFQSAGQSSSQPQGAEAGEEPGPWIVPQDPLSPSSHWKCLSCRHPTTDDYPDRITSVVVEEAEELEASSPTVAQCEAFLEKWSHLFHPDHATFLNVKYALLHLYGSEEGYELDELNPIHLARKEELCRQVLKVADVLVPGISRLRGSVLYELYQSLFYKARALYMVGAATAEQARRLAMDALTALKECARILSYEPEVQPEGQLGLEAKEEIKQLQQWIKEEGWKY from the exons ATGCCTGGGGAAAGCCACTCTGACGTGCCGTCGGCGGTGCCACTCCAGATCGCCCTGCAGGCCTCGGCCCTCTCCTGCACCAACGGCGCCCCTCCCACCAGCGAGCAGCCCAAGAACGTGATTTGTGCAGAATGTAAGAAGGCGGCGACGATCGTCTGTGGCGGGTGCTGGCAGGTGGGTTTTTGTGCGCGGGACCACCAGCTGACGGGATGGGTGAGGCATCGCCCCAAGTGCCGCCCCTGGCGCATCCAGGCCAACCCCGAACTAGGTCGGTTTATGGTAGCGACCAGGGACGTGGCCGCCGGGGAACTGCTCCTGTCAGACCCGCCCCTCCTGATGGGACCCAAGATGCTGACGGAGCCTGTCTGTCTTGGATGTTACCGCCCCGTCACTGGCGACTATCGATGTGGGGACTGTGGCTTCCCCTTGTGTGGGTCGGAGTGTGAGGGGACAGACGACCACCAAGCTGAATGTAAGGCCGTGAAGGAATCAGGTGTCCCCGTTAAGGTGTCCATCTTCGGCGAGATCAACAGCATGTATGAGTGCATCACGCCCGTAAGAATTCTGAACCTGCGAGACGAAGCTCCGAGCGTATGGAACAAGATCATGACGCTGGAAAGCAACGCCGAGAAGCGAGAGGGCACGGAGGTGGCAGCCATCACGCAACAGACGGTAGTAGACATCATCCACGACAGACTACGTCTCGAGCAGTTCGACACAGCAACGATAGAGAAGGTCCTGGGCATCATAGACACCAACGCGTTCGAGATCCGCCTCCCCGACTCCAGCATCCTGGGAGTATACGGTATGGCGGCCTTACTAGAGCACAACTGTATACCCAATACTCACCGAACGTTCGACGCCGACCTTAACCTTGTGGTGAGAGCTGCTGTGCCCATCAAGCGCGGcgaccacctcacctcctgctaCACCGACCCCCTCACTACCACGGCAACTAGGCAAGAACATCTCCGCGCTTCAAAGTACTTCATCTGTGGCTGCAAGCGATGCCAGGACCCGACAGAACTCAAGACCTACGTGTCCGCCCTCAAGTGTGCCGATTGTGTCAAAAAACAAGCCGAGGAAGGTAGTCAGAAGAAGGCTGCATCGCAGGGGAAGCAAGCGTCAAGCCGGGGCTTGAGGGGAGCCAAGCGGGGAGGTGTCCTCAATCGTGTTAACCAGTTCCAGTCAGCCGGGCAGTCTTCCAGTCAGCCACAGGGAGCTGAGGCAGGCGAGGAACCAGGTCCCTGGATTGTGCCACAGGATCCGCTCTCGCCCTCCTCACACTGGAAGTGCCTATCTTGCAGGCACCCCACCACAGACGACTACCCAGACAGGATCacgtcggtggtggtggaggaagcagaGGAGCTGGAGGCGTCTTCACCTACCGTGGCTCAGTGCGAGGCCTTCCTGGAGAAGTGGAGCCACCTCTTCCATCCAGACCACGCCACCTTCCTCAAT GTCAAGTACGCGCTCCTACACCTGTACGGGTCAGAGGAAGGCTACGAACTGGACGAGCTCAACCCCATCCACCTGGCCCGCAAGGAGGAGCTGTGCCGACAGGTGCTCAAGGTGGCTGACGTCCTAGTGCCAG GCATCAGCCGACTTCGAGGTTCCGTCCTCTACGAACTTTACCAGTCGCTGTTCTACAAGGCGCGCGCCCTCTACATGGTCGGGGCAGCCACGGCAGAGCAGGCCAGAAGACTTGCCATG